Proteins encoded within one genomic window of Humulus lupulus chromosome 1, drHumLupu1.1, whole genome shotgun sequence:
- the LOC133782681 gene encoding uncharacterized protein LOC133782681, protein MSTQSTRGTTLRGHRRRKMALDLDLNSAPPSDIRDQEGTSTQVRSQESQSRPQGNSLPPATIDVEAIDDDVIESSPRAFAAAKNNRRNHRRIVVDVDSEERNRITHNNHKRRRTAPNQTIINCDFYINLESSANSTNENVPKPPPPPKEPTFSCPICMGQLVEEMSTKCGHIFCKSCIKAAITAQGKCPTCRKRVTSKELIRVFLPAAS, encoded by the exons ATGAGCACACAGAGCACCAGGGGGACTACCCTAAGGGGGCACCGGCGAAGGAAGATGGCTTTGGACTTAGACCTTAATAGTGCACCACCTAGTGATATAAGGGATCAGGAGGGCACATCAACTCAAGTGAGAAGTCAGGAATCACAATCTAGACCACAAGGAAACTCCCTCCCTCCAGCTACCATTGATGTTGAGGCAATTGATGATGATGTCATTGAATCTTCGCCGAGGGCATTTGCTGCG GCTAAAAACAATAGAAGGAATCATCGGAGGATTGTAGTTGATGTAGATTCAG AAGAGCGAAATAGGATTACTCACAATAATCACAAGCGCAGGAGAACTGCACCAAATCAGACCATTATTAATTGTGATTTTTACATAAATTTGGAAAGCAGTGCAAACTCTACG AATGAAAATGTCCCGAAGCCACCTCCGCCCCCAAAGGAGCCCACTTTTAGCTGCCCAATTTGCATGGGTCAATTGGTTGAGGAAATGTCAACAAAATGTGGTCATATTTTCTGTAAGTCATGCATTAAGGCTGCAATTACAGCACAGGGTAAATGCCCTACCTGCAGGAAAAGAGTCACTTCAAAAGAGCTCATTAGAGTATTCCTTCCCGCCGCTAGTTGA